The following is a genomic window from bacterium.
CTCCGGGGCAAGGACCCGCACCATTTGATGGAGGCGACCTTCAAGGCCTTTGGTAGGGCCCTTGCAGAAGCCGTAGCCCTGGAGCCCAGGAGCCAAGGGGTGCCTTCCACCAAGGGAGTCGTGGATTGAAGTGTCGAAGGGAGAGAGCAATGAAATCGGGGCGCAAGTGGAGGGGCTTGTTGGTGGTTTTCATGGGCCTTGGCCTGGTTGTGGGGTGTTCGGGGCCCGAGAGGTTCACGACTTACTCTCATCCGGCTCTGTCGGCAGCTCGCACAGACAAGATGGCAGTGATGCCATTCTTCAAGGGCCGCCATCCCAGCCAGATGGGGCAGGCTTTGCAATGTCCCCTGTGTAAGCTCTGGTTCGATCCGGCCAATGTTGTACAAGGCTCGGAAGAAACCCTGACTCGTATGGCCTACGAGTTCATGCTGGAGCGCTTTGGGGATAGGATGGCCTCCATGGATCACGTTATGGCCACTTACAGCGGGATATCAAGGGATGAGGAGCGGGACACTCCCCTGTCCCTAGCCAGAAGGGTGGGCCAGAGCATGGGGGTGAACGCAATACTGGTGGGCACAGTGTGGCGTTACAGGGACAGGACCGGGGGGCCGGCGGCTACCTGGAATCCAGCTTCCATTGCCTTTGACTTGTACCTGGTGGATGTTCGTACTGGAGAGACCTTATGGATGGGGAGCTTTGAAGAGACGCAGAAATCCCTGAGCGAAAACATATGGGATTGGGGGACCTTTTTCGACAGGGGTGCACGATGGCTCACTGCCAACGAGCTGGCGCGCTATGGGATGAGGGAACTGTTGAAGCAGTTGCCTTTGTAACGGGCAACAGGATCCTTCTGTGATGCTGGTGATTCCTGCTGTGGACCTCTTGGGAGGACAGGCCGTGCGGCTCTTGCAAGGGGATCCGCAAAAAAAAACTGTCTTCTCCTCAGATCCCTTATTAGTCCTCAAGCGGTGGGTGGAACTTGGTGCTGCCAGGGTGCATGTGGTGGATCTTGATGGATCTTGGGCTGGGAGACCCAGGAACAAGGAGCTCATCCAGCTCATGGTAAGAGAGGCTGGAGTGCCTTTGCAACTGGGGGGAGGCATAAGGGATCTGAAAACCGCCGGAGCCTATCTGGAGGCGGGAGTGGACAGGATCGTCCTGGGCACCGCGGCTGTGGAGAACCCAAAGTTGGTACGGGAAGCCTGTGGGCTGTGGCCCGGTCGTGTGGCTGTGGCCATTGATGCAAGGCAGGGGCGTGTTACGGTGCGTGGTTGGACCGTAAACACTCCATGGGATCCACTGAAGTTGGCCCTGGCTTTGCAAGAGGTGGGGGTGTCGGCCTTTATTTACACTGACGTAAACAGAGACGGCATGAGGGAGGGTCTGAATTTAGAGGCGGTGGTGGAGCTGGCAAGAGGGGTGAAGGTTCCTGTGATAGCCTCAGGAGGGGTGGGATCTTTGGAGGACATAAGAAGGGTGGCCGCAGTTGCCAAAGAGGGGATAGAAGGAGTCATCGTGGGAAGGGCGCTCTACGAAGGAGCCCTGGACTTGAGGGAGGCCATAAGGGTGGCCGGGGAGGTCGGCTGAGCCGTGGCCGGGTCATGGACAGAACTGGTTCGTTTCGGAAAAGACGGGCTCGTGCCTGCAGTTGTGCAGGAGCTAGGTACCAAGCGTGTATTGATGTTGGGATACATGAATAAAGAGGCTTTGGAGCTTACGGTTTCCAGGAAAAGAGTGTACTTTTGGAGCCGATCCAGGGGGGAGCTTTGGTGCAAGGGGGAGAGTTCCGGTCACGTGCAGAGGCTGGTGGAGATAAGGCTGGATTGCGATGGCGATGCTATACTGGTGATGGTGGAACAGGAAGTGGGGGCTTGCCACACAGGACACGAGAGCTGTTTTTTCAGGGCACTGGAAGGGCAGAGCTGGGTGGAGGTGGATCCCTTGGTTTTTGACCCAAAAGAGGTGTACGGAAAAAGCAAATAAGTATTGACTCCAGCTGTTTGAAAGATCTATTCTATTAGTTTAAAATCGATATCAGAAAGGGGCGGCTCATGGGCCTGAGCGACCGGATTCACCAGGAGATGCTCATTGCCACAAAGAGCCGGGACAAGGAGAGGCTCTCGGCTTTGCGGATGATACGTTCGGCTTTGCAAAACAGGCAGATAGAAAAGCGCCGAGAGCTCACAGACCAGGAGGTCCTAGA
Proteins encoded in this region:
- the hisA gene encoding 1-(5-phosphoribosyl)-5-[(5-phosphoribosylamino)methylideneamino]imidazole-4-carboxamide isomerase → MLVIPAVDLLGGQAVRLLQGDPQKKTVFSSDPLLVLKRWVELGAARVHVVDLDGSWAGRPRNKELIQLMVREAGVPLQLGGGIRDLKTAGAYLEAGVDRIVLGTAAVENPKLVREACGLWPGRVAVAIDARQGRVTVRGWTVNTPWDPLKLALALQEVGVSAFIYTDVNRDGMREGLNLEAVVELARGVKVPVIASGGVGSLEDIRRVAAVAKEGIEGVIVGRALYEGALDLREAIRVAGEVG
- the hisI gene encoding phosphoribosyl-AMP cyclohydrolase, with protein sequence MAGSWTELVRFGKDGLVPAVVQELGTKRVLMLGYMNKEALELTVSRKRVYFWSRSRGELWCKGESSGHVQRLVEIRLDCDGDAILVMVEQEVGACHTGHESCFFRALEGQSWVEVDPLVFDPKEVYGKSK